A genomic window from Periweissella cryptocerci includes:
- a CDS encoding helix-turn-helix domain-containing protein, which yields MTELGSTLKQARETMGLSQTSVADSLHVSRQAISRWENDRGYPDIDNLTELATLYNVTVDQLLGHKTDSTNIIPAQTDKLAQITHVSQHEAADNSLILIILAVIASLATPIGLILGPLVLKLNKKRNSLFKIVLFLAIIAILINVYDLFLILNNYFDWFSVSHVNGPN from the coding sequence ATGACCGAATTAGGTTCAACACTAAAACAAGCACGTGAAACGATGGGGCTTTCACAGACATCGGTAGCTGATTCGTTACATGTTTCTCGTCAAGCAATTTCACGGTGGGAAAACGATCGTGGTTATCCTGATATTGATAATCTTACTGAGCTCGCTACTTTATATAATGTAACTGTTGATCAACTTTTGGGGCACAAGACTGATTCCACAAATATCATACCTGCACAAACCGACAAATTAGCCCAAATTACGCACGTATCTCAACATGAAGCCGCTGATAATAGCCTGATTTTAATTATTCTGGCTGTCATTGCAAGTTTGGCCACACCCATTGGATTAATCCTAGGGCCATTAGTACTCAAATTGAATAAAAAAAGAAACAGTCTTTTCAAGATTGTCCTGTTTCTGGCAATCATCGCTATTCTAATTAACGTCTATGATTTATTTCTCATTCTAAATAATTACTTTGATTGGTTTTCGGTTAGTCATGTAAACGGCCCCAATTAG
- a CDS encoding DUF5626 family protein → MKTKGIVVLGVAVVALGLGMNGINADTIENSNPNNWTPAQIADFFNDAKTPSITYNPGVNGAEQTYELLDSNEEAVQVTVSADLDNDAVSDIDVRTGALANGTYTVSKKSLSWKASYKVVVNKDCIIAAKKGSATAFIGSITSKKLKIVSAKKAEYRLTHKIGQVTTTPSIVATIKGSSLKVS, encoded by the coding sequence ATGAAAACTAAGGGTATTGTTGTATTGGGAGTGGCAGTAGTTGCATTAGGCTTGGGTATGAATGGAATAAACGCTGACACAATAGAAAATAGTAATCCAAATAATTGGACGCCAGCGCAGATTGCGGATTTTTTTAACGACGCAAAAACCCCATCGATTACATATAATCCAGGGGTCAATGGGGCGGAACAAACGTATGAGTTGCTTGATAGCAATGAGGAAGCTGTGCAAGTTACCGTATCAGCGGATTTAGATAATGATGCTGTATCAGATATTGATGTGCGGACCGGAGCATTAGCGAATGGGACATATACAGTCTCAAAAAAATCTTTGTCATGGAAGGCCAGCTACAAAGTTGTTGTGAATAAGGATTGTATTATTGCTGCCAAGAAAGGTTCAGCCACTGCATTTATTGGATCAATCACAAGTAAAAAATTAAAAATTGTCAGTGCAAAGAAAGCTGAATATCGGTTAACGCATAAAATTGGGCAGGTGACGACTACGCCAAGTATAGTAGCCACAATTAAAGGAAGCAGTCTAAAAGTTAGCTAA
- a CDS encoding NAD(P)H-dependent oxidoreductase: MKTLVIVAHPDFEHSATQQFLYHGLPSGEDVTRHHLDKLSELDVTVEQQLLREHDRIIFQFPLYWYSTPTSLRNWQDQVLTQGFAFGAGAVLNGKEFGIVVSFSDALREYQAGGQEQYTISEILRPLQAMAHKLGWQYRTPLMISQFAYKNDEERLALIMEYQRYLTQAGTGFAATQEWYLAQLATLIAQTDSELAQAKLEAVYEQMLANRDDLTELHWTVDMIKNEEEGY, from the coding sequence ATGAAAACATTAGTGATTGTCGCTCACCCAGATTTTGAACATTCAGCGACGCAACAATTTTTGTATCATGGATTGCCAAGTGGGGAGGATGTCACGCGGCACCATTTAGATAAGTTAAGTGAACTAGATGTGACGGTCGAACAGCAGTTGCTACGTGAACACGATCGGATTATTTTTCAATTTCCTTTATATTGGTATAGCACACCAACAAGTCTGCGGAACTGGCAGGATCAAGTTTTAACGCAGGGCTTTGCCTTTGGCGCGGGCGCAGTTTTGAACGGCAAAGAGTTTGGGATTGTCGTGTCATTTAGTGATGCGTTGCGCGAATATCAAGCAGGTGGGCAGGAACAATATACCATTTCTGAAATTTTACGGCCGCTGCAAGCAATGGCACATAAATTAGGATGGCAATATCGCACACCGTTGATGATAAGCCAGTTTGCCTACAAAAATGACGAAGAACGTTTGGCACTGATTATGGAGTATCAACGTTACCTGACGCAAGCGGGGACGGGCTTCGCAGCAACTCAAGAATGGTACTTAGCGCAACTGGCAACGCTAATTGCTCAGACTGACAGTGAATTAGCCCAAGCTAAGTTAGAAGCCGTCTACGAGCAAATGCTTGCGAATCGCGATGATCTGACTGAACTGCATTGGACGGTTGATATGATTAAAAATGAAGAGGAGGGCTACTAA